In a genomic window of Chrysemys picta bellii isolate R12L10 chromosome 1, ASM1138683v2, whole genome shotgun sequence:
- the LOC135983735 gene encoding adenylate kinase 8-like: MAWGAELPLLLPSSPAWHRQPLISSPRCGCVVPSLGWEQRVPLSPPVSPLQWARLGQPSASRPGHWERVQRSARRSPQEPPAAGRQPVPVHPWAIRDCCSFHLPPLCSVMSQAAAGQPWNPGPGLESRRGVAQSSRGEMDVAAKPHIPPAMALYAEKHCVFQLMQSMVEALLIHQPEDPISFMIDHLKQDSDHVPRVFVLGPPAAGKTTIAMWLCKHLNASYLSQQKLLANKTLVLAKEAQSYQQRQEQIPDELWVDLLQDRLSDVDCIREGWVLDGFPQTRKQALLLQTSGIVPRHVVALYAPDTVLVERNLGKRLDPVSTEVYHTTFDWPTDPTVEQRLVQPDGCSEQATAKRLLEYHRNIQGIFQSYRGNLRTVNADQPCADVFSQVLTFVESQPRSAAPFTPRVLLCGPPGSGKSLQAALLAQKYGLVNVGCGQLLKEAMAEKLKIGELIKPYFESGCPVADNLVLKVLRERLGKLDCASFGWVLHGFPRDADQAELLRNTGFVPNRVFFLTLPVEAILERVSQRATDPVTGERYHHLYKPAPSLELRRRLRQNPQDAAEKLELRVDLYSRHVADLEEFYEDAVYVNADQDPYTVFESIESCVTRPLPLRTV, encoded by the coding sequence ATGGCGTGGGGAGCCGAGCTGCCGCTGCTCCTACCATCATCCCCTGCCTGGCACCGCCAGCCTCTGATTTCCAGCCCCCGCTGTGGCTGCGTGGTCCCCAGTCTCGGGTGGGAGCAGCGAGTGCCTCTTTCCCCGCCGGTATCCCCGCTCCAGTGGGCTCGGCTCGGCCAGCCCTCTGCTAGCCGGCCCGGCCACTGGGAGCGGGTCCAGCGCAGTGCTCGCCGCAGCCCACAGGAGCCCCCAGCCGCGGGAAGGCAGCCTGTGCCCGTGCACCCGTGGGCGATTCGGGATTGCTGCTCgttccacctgccacccctgtgcTCTGTGATGTCACAGGCGGCTGCTGGGCAACCCTGGAACCCGGGGCCGGGTTTGGAATCCCGCCGAGGAGTCGCCCAGAGCAGCCGGGGAGAGATGGACGTCGCTGCCAAGCCCCACATCCCCCCCGCCATGGCTCTGTATGCCGAGAAGCACTGTGTCTTCCAGCTGATGCAAAGCATGGTGGAGGCCCTGCTCATCCACCAGCCCGAGGACCCCATCTCCTTCATGATAGACCACCTGAAGCAGGACAGCGACCACGTGCCCAGGGTGTTTGTGCTGGGTCCGCCGGCCGCCGGGAAAACCACCATTGCCATGTGGCTCTGCAAGCACCTCAACGCCTCCTACCTCAGCCAGCAGAAGCTGCTGGCCAACAAGACGCTGGTGCTGGCCAAGGAGGCGCAGAGCTACCAGCAGCGGCAGGAGCAGATCCCCGACGAGCTCTGGGTCGACCTGCTCCAGGACCGCCTCTCAGACGTGGACTGCATCAGGGAGGGCTGGGTCCTGGACGGCTTCCCCCAGACCCGCAAGCAGGCCTTGCTGCTGCAGACCTCCGGCATCGTGCCGCGGCACGTGGTGGCGCTTTACGCGCCAGACACCGTGCTGGTGGAGAGGAACCTAGGCAAACGCCTAGACCCCGTCAGCACGGAGGTGTACCATACCACCTTTGACTGGCCGACCGACCCCACGGTGGAGCAGCGCCTGGTGCAGCCCGACGGCTGCTCGGAGCAGGCCACAGCCAAGCGGTTGCTGGAGTATCACCGCAACATCCAGGGCATCTTCCAGTCCTACCGGGGGAACCTCCGGACCGTCAACGCCGACCAGCCCTGCGCCGACGTCTTCTCCCAGGTGCTGACGTTCGTGGAGAGCCAGCCCCGCTCGGCCGCCCCCTTCACCCCCCGGGTCCTGCTCTGCGGGCCCCCTGGCAGCGGGAAGAGCCTGCAGGCTGCCCTGCTGGCCCAGAAATACGGCCTGGTCAACGTGGGCTGTGGGCAGCTGCTGAAGGAGGCCATGGCGGAGAAGTTGAAGATCGGGGAGCTCATCAAGCCGTATTTCGAGAGCGGCTGCCCGGTGGCGGATAACCTGGTGCTGAAGGTGCTGCGGGAGCGGTTGGGCAAGCTGGACTGCGCGTCCTTCGGCTGGGTGCTGCACGGCTTCCCGCGCGACGCAGACCAGGCCGAGCTGCTGAGGAACACCGGCTTCGTCCCCAACCGGGTCTTCTTTCTCACCCTGCCGGTGGAGGCCATCCTGGAGCGGGTCTCTCAGCGGGCCACCGACCCCGTCACGGGCGAGCGCTACCACCACCTGTACAAGCCGGCCCCGAGCCTGGAGCTGCGCCGGCGTCTGCGGCAGAACCCCCAGGACGCGGCGGAGAAGCTGGAGCTGCGGGTGGATCTGTACAGCCGGCACGTGGCGGACTTGGAGGAGTTCTACGAGGATGCCGTCTACGTCAACGCCGACCAAGACCCCTACACTGTCTTCGAGTCCATAGAGAGCTGCGTCACTCGGCCCCTGCCCCTCCGCACCGTCTAG